Proteins co-encoded in one bacterium genomic window:
- the rpsL gene encoding 30S ribosomal protein S12, with the protein MPRLSQLIKKSRKKNTKKTSTPALKGSPQKRGVCTRVYTVTPKKPNSALRKVARVRLTSGVEVTAYIPGIGHNLQEHSIVLIRGGSVADLPGVRYHIVRGALDTAGVTDRKKSRSRYGAKRAK; encoded by the coding sequence ATGCCAAGATTGTCACAATTGATAAAAAAAAGCAGGAAGAAGAATACAAAGAAAACGTCTACTCCTGCCTTAAAAGGTTCTCCTCAAAAGCGAGGAGTATGTACCAGGGTGTATACGGTTACTCCTAAAAAGCCAAATTCAGCATTAAGAAAGGTGGCTAGAGTGAGATTGACGAGTGGTGTGGAGGTTACAGCTTATATTCCTGGAATAGGACATAATCTACAGGAACATTCAATTGTTTTAATTAGAGGTGGAAGCGTTGCAGATCTTCCGGGTGTTAGATACCACATAGTTAGAGGAGCTTTGGATACTGCAGGGGTTACGGATAGAAAGAAAAGCAGGTCTAGATATGGTGCAAAAAGAGCAAAATAA